A window of the Cryptosporidium parvum Iowa II chromosome 7, whole genome shotgun sequence genome harbors these coding sequences:
- a CDS encoding KH domain protein (possible plasmodium ortholog; transcripts identified by EST) — protein sequence MAKKRPNQGKGTSGKGKQKSPSNGKTNVEQKHKQEEKIEEPQVIEETPAVVDFSGLSATQKKNLKRRLKKKNMDSNSQEGQGAGKQRKPLTKKEIEAMLPNDPMSKTRSEFLSKINSSLRGMLDLSVLPIEEVLSKKGEQERELNRLLSNISETLSKESSNLKKPPKHLSVNTICEQLRDFELASKDEEGYDEEFYQHLKELLVVASLYENYRNFQNQCNELRTRIERKLSINKELSQAAADSNKQKRLVNRVKGLKQDSSIDNDSVETKIFELPNNKGNLLDVLFGSSAKMAKNLEKKFGALVEKSTGNSVQITGLLKDIESCWESIRQLDFSSQETISLDPRVIKKLYSMTGNINLKSLQDELSIIINRMENSLTILGSPESTKAAVEIINKNSDISSNTVSISVSLIIAKALQFNFLPTVRSIEKETETSVRIQFGGKSREVSSLADISDSQHDSKILIFGKPDKCEVAKNKLSNLIKGLEVESIQADSKAVRKLFSPPGKYSSDDSNARISRSILDEFSKLRDSNKMGIVRIGSSVVLVGPASEIKKAKPNLLDLLERAQYTPLTKTIHRDQLRVLNHSRREKVEKEACVEISTHKRQEGRSVVIEVLGSEQAKAKAETLIDEVLTKEAHLETLELDSCTYDKLYGSQRSHLRKLTSNFPNVQVIQAEKKRNSISLLGSKEEVLKLKEKFLEFNRQTLESSSNETKEIIEIPSGKMGLIIGTKGSVLNEIRSKANCESINVPKNSSHVVLQGTEEQCTIARNLISEILSNSLSNSNTTTCSEQSGPHSNKISAPESLKFDEKCFPTLGGTISTF from the coding sequence ATGGCAAAAAAGAGACCAAATCAAGGTAAAGGGACTTCAGGGAAGGGCAAGCAAAAGTCGCCTTCAAATGGTAAGACTAATGTTGAGCAGAAACATAAGCAAGAGGAGAAGATTGAAGAGCCTCAAGTAATTGAGGAAACTCCAGCAGTTGTAGATTTTTCTGGATTATCTGCAACCCAAAAGAAAAATCTAAAGAGGAgattgaaaaagaagaatatgGATTCAAACTCCCAAGAGGGCCAGGGAGCTGGAAAACAAAGAAAACCACTAACTAAGAAAGAGATCGAGGCAATGCTACCAAATGACCCAATGTCCAAGACAAGATCGGAATTCCTTTCCAAAATTAACTCTAGTTTACGTGGCATGTTGGATCTTTCAGTTTTACCAATAGAGGAGGTTTTGAGTAAAAAGGGAGAACAGGAACGTGAATTGAACAGGCTTTTGTCAAATATCTCTGAAACTTTGTCTAAAGAGTCCTCTAACTTGAAGAAGCCACCAAAGCACCTTAGTGTAAACACCATTTGTGAGCAGCTCCGTGACTTCGAGCTTGCATCCAAGGATGAGGAAGGTTATGACGAAGAATTTTACCAGCACTTGAAGGAGTTGTTAGTGGTAGCCTCACTCTATGAGAACTACCGCAACTTCCAGAACCAATGTAATGAGCTGAGAACTAGAATAGAACGTAAGCTATCTATTAACAAGGAACTTTCGCAGGCGGCAGCAGATAGTAACAAGCAAAAGAGGCTGGTAAATAGAGTTAAGGGTTTGAAACAGGATTCTTCAATTGACAACGACTCTGttgaaacaaaaatatttgaactTCCAAACAATAAAGGTAATCTATTGGATGTATTGTTCGGCTCCAGTGCTAAGATGGCCAAGAACTTAGAGAAGAAGTTTGGGGCTTTGGTTGAGAAGTCGACTGGTAACTCGGTACAGATTACAGGGTTACTGAAAGATATTGAGAGTTGCTGGGAAAGCATTCGTCAATTAGACTTCAGCTCTCAGGAAACAATTTCATTAGATCCACGTGTTATTAAGAAGCTTTACTCGATGACAGGGAATATTAACTTGAAGTCATTACAGGATGAGCTCTCTATTATCATCAATCGTATGGAGAATTCATTGACTATTTTAGGTTCACCAGAATCCACGAAGGCTGCAGTTGAAATAATCAACAAGAACTCTGATATTTCAAGTAACACTGTCTCAATTTCTGTTTCACTAATCATTGCTAAAGCTTTACAATTCAACTTCCTCCCCACCGTACGTTCTATTGAGAAAGAGACTGAAACCAGCGTTCGCATTCAATTTGGAGGTAAGTCTAGAGAGGTATCAAGCTTGGCAGACATTTCAGATTCTCAACATGACAGCAAGATTTTGATCTTTGGAAAGCCTGATAAATGTGAAGTTGCCAAGAATAAGCTCTCTAATTTGATCAAGGGTCTTGAAGTAGAGAGTATCCAAGCTGATAGCAAGGCAGTAAGGAAGTTGTTCAGTCCGCCTGGTAAGTATTCATCGGACGACTCAAATGCGAGAATCTCTAGGAGCATATTGGATgaattctcaaaattaAGGGATTCTAACAAGATGGGAATTGTTAGAATCGGCTCCTCCGTTGTACTAGTTGGACCGGCCTCCGAGATTAAAAAGGCCAAGCCAAATCTACTAGATCTTTTGGAGAGAGCTCAATACACTCCACTTACTAAGACAATTCATAGAGATCAACTAAGAGTTCTTAACCATTCAAGACGTGAGAAGGTCGAGAAGGAAGCTTGCGTAGAAATTTCAACTCATAAGAGGCAAGAGGGACGTAGTGTTGTAATTGAGGTTTTGGGATCTGAACAAGCTAAAGCTAAAGCTGAAACTTTAATTGATGAAGTACTAACAAAAGAAGCACATCTAGAGACTTTGGAGCTTGATTCTTGCACATATGACAAGCTTTATGGTAGTCAACGATCACACCTGAGGAAGCTTACTTCTAATTTCCCAAATGTACAAGTTATTCAGGCAGAGAAAAAGAGGAATTCGATTTCACTCCTTGGATCAAAGGAAGAAGTTTTGAAACTTAAAGAAAAGTTCTTAGAATTTAACCGACAGACTTTGGAAAGTTCTTCAAATGAAACCAAAGAAATTATAGAAATTCCAAGTGGAAAGATGGGACTAATCATAGGAACAAAGGGAAGTGTACTTAACGAAATCAGGAGCAAAGCTAATTGTGAATCAATCAACGTACCAAAAAATTCCAGCCATGTAGTTCTCCAGGGTACGGAAGAACAATGCACTATTGCTAGAAATCTAATAAGTGAAATTCTTTCAAACTctctttcaaattcaaacaCCACGACATGCAGCGAACAAAGTGGACCTCATTCGAACAAGATTTCCGCCCCAGAATCACTTAAATTCGACGAAAAGTGCTTCCCTACTCTTGGAGGCACAATTTCCACATTTTAA
- a CDS encoding mitochondrial NADH dehydrogenase, translating to MSNSEKNTSNIRTCSSVFAEDEKKNVSNTFSTITNKATSLTKSIFSIFRLCSPFKTDASLGRPKVLILGTGWGFMKLAKGLDVNSNDIKVISPNKYFCFTPLLTQIVSNRLPREVCEIPINELTYRGNKEVIKYIQGLALDIDKENKEVIYFDSEKKKQERIPYDYLIINVGNEDSNIVPGIKEYALYLRNVEDSIKMRDAVVNCIKEVNANWDKMSDDEKRKKLTFIVAGGGPTGVEVSGAFAELTKNFLSKNEYKKLAPFINIKIIEMANKLLPTAGDKVSGYTKYVLSSLAGIEVLLETKLKSVSKDYVVIQKEGGDEELVPYGVFVWASGASPNSLTKQICDKVEEQSFFKKAIVVDERLQVHGIPNAYALGDCALVRPRKLAERSKEIYQNALKSSFGPTVKYLRDNFSIKAFPQMFNLSKVADLPKNEEILTEEDFKNLLEKLDSMYHSPPPTAQGASQQGEYLVKLFNDYPSDKEKQECPAFIYYWNGSTCYIYDDNIAFYTPFGSMLGGIHTKYIWRLAYTTLNPSSRSRSLLSKNWFNPFGMFAGGYKNDEIYKMNVSH from the coding sequence ATGTCTAACTCTGAAAAGAATACTTCCAATATCCGGACTTGTTCTTCGGTATTTGCTGAAGATGAGAAAAAGAATGTCTCAAATACATTTTCCACAATTACGAACAAAGCGACCTCATTAACAAAGAGTATATTTTCTATCTTTAGGTTGTGTTCCCCTTTCAAAACAGATGCGAGCTTGGGACGGCCAAAGGTTCTCATCTTAGGTACTGGGTGGGGATTTATGAAATTGGCCAAAGGCTTAGACGTAAATTCCAACGATATTAAAGTAATAAGTCCAAACAAGTACTTCTGCTTTACTCCTCTACTTACACAGATTGTCTCAAATAGACTTCCAAGAGAAGTTTGTGAAATCCCTATAAATGAACTCACTTATAGAGGGAACAAGGAGGTGATAAAGTATATCCAAGGGTTGGCCTTAGATATTGATAAAGAGAACAAAGAAGTTATATACTTCGACtctgaaaagaaaaaacagGAAAGGATTCCCTATGATTATCTGATTATTAATGTTGGAAATGAAGACTCAAACATTGTTCCTGGTATCAAGGAATACGCATTATACTTGAGGAATGTTGAAGACTCAATAAAGATGAGAGATGCGGTTGTCAATTGCATTAAAGAAGTTAACGCAAATTGGGACAAAATGAGCGACGATGAAAAACGCAAGAAACTCACATTTATTGTTGCTGGAGGAGGACCCACAGGAGTAGAGGTTTCAGGTGCTTTTGCTGAGTTGACCAAAAACTTCCTTTCCAAAAATGAATACAAGAAACTGGCTCcgtttattaatattaagatcATTGAAATGGCAAACAAGCTATTGCCAACAGCTGGTGATAAAGTTTCGGGATACACAAAATACGTACTTAGCTCATTGGCAGGAATAGAGGTCTTGCTGGAGACTAAATTGAAGAGCGTGTCCAAAGATTATGTGGTTATTCAGAAAGAGGGAGGAGATGAAGAGTTAGTTCCATATGGAGTTTTTGTTTGGGCCAGTGGAGCCTCTCCAAACTCATTAACAAAGCAAATTTGTGATAAAGTAGAGGAGCAatctttctttaaaaagGCTATTGTGGTTGATGAGAGACTTCAAGTTCATGGAATTCCTAATGCATACGCACTTGGAGATTGCGCTTTAGTTAGACCACGAAAGTTAGCAGAGAGATCAAAGGAAATTTACCAAAATGCTCTAAAGTCGTCCTTCGGTCCTACTGTCAAATACCTTAGAGATaacttttcaattaaagCTTTCCCCCAAATGTTTAACTTATCAAAGGTCGCAGATCTCCCTAAGAACGAGGAAATTCTCACGGAAGAAGACTTCAAGAATTTACTTGAAAAGCTTGATTCTATGTACCACTCCCCACCACCTACAGCCCAGGGTGCATCTCAACAAGGAGAATATCTTGTAAAGTTGTTCAATGATTATCCATCAGATAAAGAAAAGCAAGAATGTCCAGCTTTCATATACTACTGGAATGGCTCTACATGCTATATTTATGATGACAACATTGCATTCTACACGCCATTTGGAAGTATGCTAGGTGGAATCCACACCAAGTATATCTGGCGATTAGCATATACTACTTTGAACCCAAGTTCAAGATCCCGCAGTTTACTTTCAAAGAATTGGTTTAATCCATTTGGAATGTTTGCCGGAGGGTATAAAAATGACGAAATCTACAAAATGAACGTTTCTCACTAA
- a CDS encoding coatomer SEC21 gamma subunit like (beta adaptin): ERREIKNKMDLKGDDKGVAINPFLGEKSSILQETRCFSEAHLNSKKCCTVLTKVLNMINSGERLTDQEWSDLFFGITRLFQSNNQDLRRLVYLAIKSLKVNESEAFVVISSLIKDMNSNNDCYRANSLRVISKIADGTMIGQVERYLKSAIVDKNSFVASSALLCGYNLALRGHGDIPRRWLNEISECIQGRDGMVQYHALVLLFELRNNDRLATQKIIEMLYKMPIKSVYSDCLMLRQMKNMFFLLCKQDSSWENVSWILDGFHTMLKSRSEAVSLEASRGICDILKFLHEKQNHKALGFIDISQISNALQMILNSNISVAKFAAVRILNELANVSPNIVFKCQHELEPLLNDSNRIMATLVLTILLKIAQENNLDKLVKQIPAFIADISDGGKKDIIRATKNLILKYPTKHKNILSFLATNLREEGSLDFKSFVIDTLFDISNEIPDILESILYHACETIEDCEYPVITIRILGFLGKNIPKTNTPSRFIRYIFNRLILESSAVRAASIDALVQIALVCDDLREDIRTLLQVCSKDNDDEVRDRTNTYSMIIDDKSTSDSLDDSDDNKCDLTNSSLFGEHLISKEADTIRNLSFILGKVVSNEPETLLDLNSLPTDPVESTVNGSQITSNITSVSASMEALNISRTRGNQNQTENSSDKTSTGVNVSLIYERLSGCISAQDLGSHLFTSTSIPLTESESEYLVQLRKHFFNEGKFIVLEFQVANTLNDVLLKNVNVEFEAAIDGFSIIASAPIPKLEPGQAESIFVLIQNSTQDHFPNVSNVIPCKLDYLYCEDGDENCGYNDIFTIDPMTLSHSDCIIPNYLRQGEFKNVWNILETSGIEHIAKFSFSYKNIPSAVNGLLALVNAAACDNTENVNLESSNHTLLFSGTYFAKTPFLCTAIIVNNAELGCLVKITCRSNSESVCLDVIKCFEAA, from the coding sequence GAAAGGAGggaaataaaaaacaaaatggATTTGAAAGGTGACGATAAGGGAGTTGCAATTAATCCTTTTTTGGGTGAGAAAAGCTCAATTTTGCAGGAAACAAGATGTTTTAGCGAGGCCCATTTAAACTCAAAAAAATGCTGCACAGTTTTGACCAAGGTTTTGAATATGATCAATAGTGGAGAGAGGCTTACTGACCAAGAATGGTCAGATTTATTCTTTGGAATCACGAGATTATTCCAATCAAACAACCAAGATTTAAGAAGACTTGTATACTTAGCAATAAAGAGCTTAAAAGTAAATGAAAGCGAAGCATTTGTTGTCATAAGTTCTCTAATTAAGGACATGAATAGCAATAATGATTGTTACAGAGCAAATTCTCTCAGGGTTATAAGTAAGATTGCGGATGGTACAATGATCGGACAAGTTGAGAGGTATTTAAAGTCTGCAATAGTTGATAAGAACTCCTTTGTTGCGAGCAGTGCACTGTTGTGTGGTTATAATTTGGCACTAAGAGGCCACGGAGATATTCCTAGGCGCTGGCTCAATGAAATAAGTGAATGTATTCAAGGAAGGGACGGAATGGTGCAATACCACGCTTTGGTACTTTTATTCGAATTGAGAAATAATGATCGACTGGCAACACAAAAGATTATAGAGATGCTCTACAAGATGCCAATAAAGTCTGTATATAGCGATTGTCTGATGCTCAGacaaatgaagaatatgttttttcttctttgtAAGCAGGACTCCTCATGGGAAAACGTAAGCTGGATATTAGATGGCTTCCATACAATGCTTAAGAGTAGAAGTGAAGCTGTATCTTTAGAGGCTTCTAGAGGAATATGCgatattttaaagtttttgCACGAGAAACAAAATCATAAAGCACTTGGTTTTATTGACATTTCGCAAATTTCGAATGCCCTTCAAATGATTTTAAACTCGAATATTTCAGTGGCAAAGTTCGCTGCTGTCAGAATTCTTAATGAACTAGCCAATGTAAGTCCAAATATTGTCTTTAAGTGCCAACATGAACTAGAGCCTTTGCTTAACGACTCTAATAGAATCATGGCAACTTTAGTACTCACTATTTTACTCAAAATAGCTCAAGAAAATAATCTTGACAAGCTTGTCAAGCAAATCCCTGCATTTATTGCTGATATTAGTGACGGCggaaaaaaagatattatcAGAGCCACTAAGAATCTTATCCTGAAATACCCTACAAAACACAAGAATATCCTTTCATTCTTGGCGACCAATTTGAGAGAAGAGGGAAGCCTTGATTTTAAATCTTTCGTAATTGATacattatttgatatttctaATGAGATTCCTGATATTCTGGAAAGCATTCTATATCATGCTTGCGAAACTATAGAAGACTGCGAGTATCCTGTAATTACTATCAGAATTTTGGGATTTCTTGGGAAGAATATTCCAAAGACCAATACTCCCTCCAGATTTATTAggtatatttttaataggCTCATACTAGAAAGCTCTGCAGTAAGAGCTGCCAGCATTGATGCATTGGTTCAAATTGCCCTAGTTTGCGATGATTTAAGAGAAGATATCAGAACTCTTCTCCAAGTTTGTTCCAAAGATAATGATGACGAAGTCAGAGATCGAACAAACACTTACTCAATGATCATAGATGACAAGTCTACTTCAGATTCACTGGACGATTCAGATGATAATAAGTGTGATTTAACTAATTCAAGCCTTTTTGGAGAGCATTTAATATCTAAAGAGGCGGACACTATACGTAATCTCTCATTTATTCTTGGAAAAGTCGTTTCAAACGAACCTGAAACTCTTTTGGACTTAAATTCCCTACCAACAGACCCCGTAGAGTCAACAGTCAATGGCTCCCAAAtaacttcaaatattacttCTGTTTCAGCTTCTATGGAAGCTCTCAATATTTCCAGAACTCGAGGAAACCAAAACCAAACAGAAAACTCTTCAGATAAAACCTCTACTGGAGTCAATGTTTCCCTTATATATGAACGACTTTCAGGCTGTATTTCTGCTCAGGATTTGGGCAGCCATTTATTCACTTCAACTTCTATTCCTCTAACTGAAAGCGAATCAGAATATTTGGTTCAATTAAGAAAACACTTCTTCAATGAAGGCAAATTCATTGTTCTAGAGTTCCAGGTTGCTAATACTTTAAATGATGTGCTCTTAAAAAATGTAAATGTTGAATTCGAGGCTGCAATTGATGGATTTTCGATTATAGCAAGCGCTCCTATTCCAAAACTCGAGCCAGGGCAAGCTGAATCAATTTTCGTGCTTATTCAGAATTCTACACAAGATCACTTCCCAAATGTTTCAAATGTTATTCCATGCAAACTGGACTATTTATATTGTGAAGATGGTGATGAAAATTGTGGATATAATGATATATTTACTATTGATCCAATGACTCTCTCACACTCTGACTGTATAATCCCTAACTATTTGAGGCAGGGAGAGTTCAAAAATGTTTGGAATATTCTCGAAACTAGCGGAATTGAGCACATTGCCAAGTTCTCATTTTCATATAAAAATATCCCTTCAGCTGTTAATGGACTTTTGGCCTTAGTCAATGCAGCTGCATGCGACAATACAGAGAATGTTAACTTAGAATCCTCTAATCACACCCTCTTGTTTTCCGGTACTTATTTTGCAAAAACTCCCTTTTTATGTACCGCGATAATAGTAAACAATGCAGAGCTTGGCTGCCTAGTTAAGATTACCTGCAGGTCAAACTCAGAATCTGTCTGTCTGGACGTCATTAAATGTTTTGAAGCAGCATAA
- a CDS encoding CDC68 like aminopeptidase family chromatinic protein (possible inactive enzyme): MGKDQVKLDVASFGRRIQFLYSVWLEENTKYDNKNVFKNLREVDLLYVLCGKGSSREDGVIYKSMTLHYWLFGFEFSDTLILFSRKKKIVIVTSQKKVSILQQLLEGSSDNFPNIELILVDRKGDLKESFENHKELVSNIAEATTTIGRIEPAGLQDGQFASQCEELFSGDNPFSNKETTMVTASIDYLLCHKDEVELGLCKKAAVLSVQMLKGVLLQRIETILDKELKESHKNIGRRAEAALDDKTIHNAWKTKYGLDPEDIDLVYSLVQSGSNFELKAVENSDENLCLTSGCIILSIGSKYREYCANITRTYFLNSTEEQKSLYNYCLELMETLISRIKEGTSFNDLYSGIYQKIVEDKGTELAQKFVKIMGHCIGIEFRDPSLIISPRSSPDVLVQKGMTFNLSIGFNNLDSNGKKYAIWICDTVFLSQEGNVEVLTQGCSKKLEHVSYELDDEEPEEQKPVVKKEKTSQVKKEKPTKKELDESEEEFDDDETEEDSEDDRHSKSKKDSKEIKKEKKSKEHLIIEDRLRRTARRVNNSEHSEELKEIENRQKELRKRKLVELQKRFGGKKEEKNDQKGDISDSEEDFFNSKLSSYKSVKEYPKERSSSRIYVDTAKESILVPIYGLLVPFHVRLLKNVVCTQEEGRKSFILRINFLLPTGISLEQLPSTLKTPVFIKELMIRSEDGKTLNSIFRSIKELIKRFKQKGTLEEEMAEQDMIKNQQPIDFNRSKQRVVLKDVGIRPTIGQGRRQHGILEAHNNGFRFSSSKGETIDILYTSIKHAIFQPVENDLIVILHLHLKHSIWLGKKKTQDIQFYSEVGNQIDDLEQRRGRNVYDPDEIMEEQRERETKKRYNLEYKKFIQGIEELSKNSFEAEIPYRDLGFYGVPGRAGVSNVQLFPTASCLVHLLEFPPFVLSLDEIEVVSFERVEQGLRNFDMIFVTKDYSKPVKRVDSIPIEYLDLIKRWLNEMEIVYYEGRQNLNWNAVLKTILSDIEDFVQNGGFNGFLGEDSDDEEGGSDDDDDDEDEEYSESDEDDEDDDDDDDDEDLSDLEEESSDDSFKELSSDEEEGLSWDELEKQAIKEDRKRGREQDEDRRVDSGYSRKRR; this comes from the coding sequence ATGGGCAAAGATCAGGTCAAGTTAGACGTTGCATCTTTTGGAAGGAGGATCCAATTCCTATACTCGGTTTGGCTGGAAGAGAACACTAAgtatgataataaaaatgtgTTCAAAAACCTGAGGGAAGTGGACCTTCTATATGTTTTGTGTGGAAAAGGTTCTTCTAGAGAGGATGGAGTAATTTATAAGAGTATGACACTCCATTATTGGTTGTTTGGTTTTGAATTTTCTGAcactttaattttattctctcgtaaaaaaaaaattgtaataGTTACAAGTCAAAAAAAGGTATCAATTCTCCAGCAATTATTAGAAGGATCTTCGGATAATTTCCCAAATATAGAGTTGATTCTAGTTGATAGGAAAGGAGATCTAAAAGAATCATTTGAAAACCACAAGGAGCTAGTTTCAAATATTGCTGAAGCAACTACTACTATTGGGAGAATAGAACCTGCTGGACTTCAGGATGGCCAATTTGCATCACAATGCGAAGAATTGTTTTCAGGAGATAACCCATTTAGTAACAAGGAGACCACGATGGTGACAGCATCTATAGATTACTTGTTGTGCCACAAGGATGAAGTAGAGCTTGGACTGTGTAAAAAAGCAGCAGTTTTATCTGTCCAGATGTTGAAGGGAGTGTTATTGCAGAGAATCGAAACCATTTTAGATAAAGAATTGAAAGAGTCTCACAAGAACATTGGAAGGCGTGCAGAAGCTGCTTTAGATGATAAGACAATTCACAATGCTTGGAAAACAAAGTACGGTTTGGATCCGGAAGATATAGATTTGGTGTACTCTCTTGTCCAAAGTGGCTCTAATTTTGAGCTAAAAGCAGTAGAGAATTCTGATGAAAACTTGTGTTTGACCTCTGGTTgtataatattaagtatAGGTTCAAAGTATAGAGAGTATTGTGCAAACATTACGAGGACATACTTTTTAAACTCAACTGAAGAACAGAAAAGtctttataattattgcTTGGAACTTATGGAAACTCTAATTTCCAGAATAAAGGAAGGAACATCTTTTAACGATCTTTATTCTGGTATTTACCAGAAGATAGTTGAAGATAAGGGAACCGAGCTTGCCCAAAAGTTTGTTAAGATTATGGGACATTGCATAGGAATTGAGTTCAGAGAtccttctttaataatcaGCCCAAGATCGTCCCCAGATGTTCTAGTACAGAAAGGAATGacttttaatttatctatTGGATTCAATAATCTGGACTCTAATGGCAAAAAGTACGCAATTTGGATTTGTGATACTGTATTTTTATCCCAAGAAGGCAATGTGGAAGTCCTGACACAAGGATGTAGCAAGAAGCTGGAACATGTCTCATATGAACTGGATGATGAAGAGCCTGAAGAGCAGAAACCTGTTgtaaagaaagaaaagacTTCACAAGTTAAGAAGGAAAAGCCAACAAAAAAGGAGCTTGATGAGTCTGAAGAGGAGTTTGACGATGATGAGACAGAAGAGGATAGTGAAGACGATAGACATTCAAAGTCAAAAAAAGATTCTaaggaaattaaaaaagaaaagaaatctAAAGAgcatttaataattgaagataGACTAAGAAGAACTGCCAGAAGAGTAAATAACTCTGAACACTCAGAGGAACTCAAGGAGATAGAAAACAGACAAAAAGAACTTAGAAAACGTAAACTTGTTGAGCTTCAGAAACGGTTTGGAGGTAAGAAGGAGGAAAAGAATGACCAAAAAGGAGATATTTCAGACTCTGAAGAGGACTTTTTCAATTCCAAGCTTTCAAGTTATAAGTCTGTTAAAGAGTATCCAAAAGAAAGGAGTTCTAGTAGAATTTATGTTGATACTGCAAAGGAAAGCATCCTTGTACCAATTTACGGTCTTTTGGTTCCTTTCCACGTTAGACTACTTAAAAATGTTGTCTGTACTCAGGAAGAGGGAAGgaaatcttttattttgagaattaACTTTCTGCTACCAACAGGAATTTCTTTAGAGCAGTTACCAAGTACCTTGAAGACCCCtgtatttattaaagagcTAATGATTCGTTCAGAAGATGGAAAGACATTAAATAGTATCTTCAGAAGCATTaaggaattaattaaaagatttaaacAGAAAGGCACACTTGAGGAGGAAATGGCAGAACAGGATATGATTAAGAATCAACAGCCAATCGATTTCAATAGATCAAAACAAAGAGTAGTTCTTAAAGATGTTGGAATTCGGCCCACAATTGGACAGGGCAGACGCCAACACGGTATATTAGAGGCTCATAACAACGGATTCAGGTTTAGTTCATCCAAGGGTGAGAcaattgatattttatataCCAGCATTAAACATGCAATATTTCAACCTGTGGAAAACGATTTGATAGTCATTTTACATTTGCACCTTAAACATTCAATTTGGCTtggaaaaaagaaaaccCAAGATATTCAGTTCTACTCTGAGGTAGGAAACCAAATTGATGATTTAGAGCAGAGAAGAGGTAGAAATGTGTACGATCCTGATGAAATAATGGAGGAACAGCGTGAACGTGAAACAAAGAAAAGGTATAACcttgaatataaaaaattcatACAAGGAATTGAAGAGTTGAGCAAAAATAGTTTTGAAGCAGAAATTCCTTATAGAGACCTTGGATTCTATGGTGTTCCAGGAAGGGCTGGGGTTTCAAATGTTCAACTCTTTCCAACAGCATCTTGTCTAGTTCATCTACTCGAGTTCCCACCATTTGTACTTTCATTGGATGAAATAGAAGTTGTATCATTTGAGAGGGTCGAACAGGGACTTCGCAACTTTGATATGATTTTTGTCACAAAAGACTATTCAAAGCCTGTAAAACGAGTAGACTCAATTCCTATTGAGTATTTAGATTTAATTAAGCGCTGGCTTAACGAAATGGAGATTGTTTACTACGAAGGAAGGCAAAATCTCAACTGGAATGCTGTATTGAAGACAATATTGAGCgatattgaagattttgTACAAAATGGAGGCTTCAACGGTTTCCTAGGTGAAGATAGCGATGATGAAGAGGGCGGAAGCGACGATGACGATGATGATGAGGATGAAGAATATTCTGAGagtgatgaagatgatgaagatgatgatgacgACGATGACGATGAGGATCTTTCGGATCTTGAGGAGGAAAGTTCTGATGACTCTTTTAAGGAGCTTTCAAGcgatgaagaagaaggtCTAAGTTGGGATGAGCTTGAAAAACAGGCCATAAAGGAGGACAGAAAGAGGGGAAGGGAACAAGACGAAGATAGAAGAGTAGACTCTGGGTACTCTAGGAAGAGGCGTTAA